A region of Vitis riparia cultivar Riparia Gloire de Montpellier isolate 1030 chromosome 12, EGFV_Vit.rip_1.0, whole genome shotgun sequence DNA encodes the following proteins:
- the LOC117926400 gene encoding protein ACCELERATED CELL DEATH 6-like — protein sequence MGRLDIQIEIERQARWIPTNGRIQRLKTIALSNSDASIPNAKEWRQPRADRPHNHMDLQLYRAATEADVDGFLNVLERVSREKNLTLASIFDQVTPLKNTLLHVAAASGNLEIVALIVYRYPWLATKTNTNGDTALHLAAKAGDELTLSVIVQLLTSDVHSQSSGYSRVWVKEVEDDDLPFRKRNKQGNTALHEALINGHQWVALNLFGSDPQVVFYLNREGKSPLYLAAEAGYDSCVLAMLKVPVGSENPNTKLKGKSPIHAATRERQSGVLDIMLKKDPSMIYSRDEEGRTPLHYAASIGHLKGVHYLLGKYALGAVERDNSGFFPIHMASIKGHVDVIRELLRHCPDPRELLSDNGQNILHVAAINGKYEVVSYILKTPELGKLINEKDKVGNTPLHLATMHWHPMIVSALTGDKRVDLKLVNNEGLTAFDAAEYYMETLAPYHKRLTWTALKVAGAPRATCPKPLKAIGQSSVQVEPPKMDIYRDRVNTLLLVATLVATVSFAAGFRVPGGYNNSEPDQGMATMLRHKKFQVFIFCDMIAMYSSIIVAISLIWAQLCDLKLVLTALRVALPLLGVSLATMSLAFMAGVSLVVSNLNWISNTVLITGFLFLIILVILFFPLCSPTSSRNCILRRISLISFHMMMLVTGSYNTHGNLECEACIS from the exons ATGGGGCGACTTGATATTCAGATAGAAATAGAGAGACAGGCGAGGTGGATTCCTACAAACGGGAGAATCCAAAGGTTGAAGACGATAGCATTATCCAACTCTGATGCCTCGATTCCTAATGCAAAAGAGTGGAGGCAACCCAGAGCTGATAGGCCACATAATCACATGGACCTTCAATTGTATAGGGCAGCAACAGAAGCTGATGTTGATGGCTTCCTTAATGTGCTGGAGCGAGTCTCAAGAGAGAAGAACCTCACCCTTGCTTCCATTTTTGACCAAGTAACTCCCTTAAAGAATACATTGCTTCATGTTGCCGCCGCCTCTGGAAATTTAGAGATAGTGGCGCTGATAGTTTACAGGTATCCATGGCTTGCTACCAAGACAAACACAAATGGCGATACTGCTCTGCATCTGGCTGCAAAAGCTGGAGATGAACTTACCTTGTCGGTTATAGTCCAGCTTCTGACGAGTGATGTCCATTCCCAATCTTCTGGCTACAGCAGGGTGTGGGTGAAGGAGGTAGAAGATGACGATCTGCCATTCAGGAAACGCAATAAGCAAGGAAATACTGCATTGCATGAAGCCTTGATAAATGGCCATCAATGGGTGGCCTTGAATTTGTTTGGGTCAGATCCCCAAGTGGTGTTCTATCTAAACAGGGAAGGGAAGTCTCCCTTGTACCTCGCTGCAGAAGCTGGGTACGATTCATGTGTTTTGGCGATGCTCAAAGTTCCAGTTGGCAGTGAGAATCCCAACACAAAGCTCAAAGGGAAGTCACCAATTCATGCTGCAACTAGAGAGAGGCAGTCAG GTGTCTTAGATATCATGTTGAAGAAAGACCCAAGTATGATCTATTCGAGAGATGAAGAAGGGAGGACTCCACTTCACTATGCAGCATCCATAGGTCACCTTAAAGGGGTCCATTACTTGTTAGGCAAATATGCTCTAGGAGCTGTTGAAAGGGATAACAGTGGCTTCTTTCCCATTCATATGGCTTCTATTAAAGGTCATGTTGACGTAATCAGGGAGCTACTTCGACACTGCCCGGATCCCAGAGAGCTGCTCAGTGATAATGGCCAAAATATTCTTCATGTTGCAGCCATTAATGGTAAATATGAAGTAGTCAGCTACATTCTCAAAACTCCTGAGCTTGGGAAACTTATAAATGAGAAAGATAAAGTTGGAAACACACCCCTGCATTTGGCCACCATGCACTGGCACCCCATGATTGTCAGTGCTCTAACTGGGGATAAAAGGGTGGACTTGAAGTTGGTGAACAATGAAGGATTGACTGCCTTTGATGCTGCTGAGTACTACATGGAAACACTGGCCCCTTATCACAAG AGGCTAACATGGACTGCATTGAAAGTGGCGGGTGCACCGCGAGCTACTTGCCCCAAACCTCTCAAAGCAATTGGACAATCTTCTGTGCAGGTGGAGCCACCCAAGATGGATATTTACAGGGACAGAGTGAACACCCTTTTGTTGGTGGCTACCCTAGTTGCCACGGTATCCTTTGCAGCTGGTTTTAGAGTCCCTGGTGGATATAACAACTCTGAGCCAGACCAGGGGATGGCAACCATGCTAAGACACAAGAAGTTCCAAGTATTCATTTTCTGTGACATGATAGCAATGTATAGCTCCATCATTGTTGCAATCTCCCTCATTTGGGCACAGTTGTGTGACCTCAAGTTGGTGCTTACTGCCCTTAGAGTGGCATTGCCACTATTGGGAGTTTCTCTTGCAACAATGTCGTTAGCATTCATGGCTGGTGTCTCTCTTGTCGTGAGCAACCTCAATTGGATTTCCAATACTGTCCTAATCACGGGCTTCCTCTTCCTCATCATTCTCGTGATACTCTTCTTTCCACTTTGCTCCCCAACCTCATCAAGAAACTGCATCTTGCGCCGCATCTCTTTGATTTCCTTCCACATGATGATGCTGGTGACAGGAAGTTACAATACTCATGGCAATTTGGAATGTGAAGCCTGCATCTCCTAG
- the LOC117926265 gene encoding uncharacterized protein LOC117926265 isoform X2 yields MIVAHWPPIFAATLCPKFSGHVNKPLKGLRSFRFNSSFSFKASFRCYCIKNENPNKISSEEGFSVLGSDIPWDSGSIWSTMAFYFFSLHIPFSFGGLSVVAQILHQPVIDPQTEALSILALQTLELTGALLLLNFTAKPGYRFSVFRGDQLSTRRNWLLTSAIGFGFLVLLVFLTSLVADILIGPKAVNNPILKEILLSSNVSEIACILVYCIVTPLLEETVYRGFLLTSLASTMKWQQAVIITSAIFSAAHFSGRREENDTSS; encoded by the exons atgatagtGGCCCACTGGCCTCCAATATTTGCTGCTACTTTATGCCCCAAATTTAGTGGGCATGTTAACAAACCGCTGAAAGGTCTCCGTTCCTTCAGATTCAACTCCAGTTTCAGCTTCAAAGCTTCTTTCAGGTGTTATTGCATCAAAAATGAAAACCCCAATAAGATTTCTTCTGAG GAGGGATTCTCAGTCCTGGGATCGGATATTCCATGGGACAGTGGGAGCATTTGGAGTACAATGGCATTCTACTTTTTCAGTTTGCACATTCCATTTAGCTTTGGAGGCTTGTCTGTGGTTGCTCAAATATTGCATCAACCTGTTATTGATCCGCAGACAGAG GCATTATCAATTCTCGCATTACAAACTTTAGAGCTCACTGGGGCCCTTCTTCTTCTGAATTTTACTGCTAAGCCAGGCTATAGATTTTCTGTCTTTAGAGGTGACCAGTTATCAACAAGGAGGAATTGGTTGTTGACTTCAGCAATTGGttttgggtttcttgttttgttGGTTTTTCTTACATCACTTGTTGCTGACATATTAATTGGGCCCAAG GCTGTGAATAACCCCATACTAAAGGAGATCCTTTTAAGCAGCAATGTCTCTGAAATCGCCTGCATCCTGGTTTACTGCATTGTCACTCCCCTGCTGGAGGAAACCGTTTACAGAGGGTTCCTGTTGACATCTCTTGCCTCTACAATGAAATGGCAGCAAGCAGTTATCATAACCTCAGCCATCTTCTCTGCAGCTCACTTCTCTG gaagaagagaagagaatgaCACAAGTTCATGA
- the LOC117926265 gene encoding uncharacterized protein LOC117926265 isoform X3, protein MIVAHWPPIFAATLCPKFSGHVNKPLKGLRSFRFNSSFSFKASFRCYCIKNENPNKISSEEGFSVLGSDIPWDSGSIWSTMAFYFFSLHIPFSFGGLSVVAQILHQPVIDPQTEALSILALQTLELTGALLLLNFTAKPGYRFSVFRGDQLSTRRNWLLTSAIGFGFLVLLVFLTSLVADILIGPKAVNNPILKEILLSSNVSEIACILVYCIVTPLLEETVYRGFLLTSLASTMKWQQAVIITSAIFSAAHFSDLNV, encoded by the exons atgatagtGGCCCACTGGCCTCCAATATTTGCTGCTACTTTATGCCCCAAATTTAGTGGGCATGTTAACAAACCGCTGAAAGGTCTCCGTTCCTTCAGATTCAACTCCAGTTTCAGCTTCAAAGCTTCTTTCAGGTGTTATTGCATCAAAAATGAAAACCCCAATAAGATTTCTTCTGAG GAGGGATTCTCAGTCCTGGGATCGGATATTCCATGGGACAGTGGGAGCATTTGGAGTACAATGGCATTCTACTTTTTCAGTTTGCACATTCCATTTAGCTTTGGAGGCTTGTCTGTGGTTGCTCAAATATTGCATCAACCTGTTATTGATCCGCAGACAGAG GCATTATCAATTCTCGCATTACAAACTTTAGAGCTCACTGGGGCCCTTCTTCTTCTGAATTTTACTGCTAAGCCAGGCTATAGATTTTCTGTCTTTAGAGGTGACCAGTTATCAACAAGGAGGAATTGGTTGTTGACTTCAGCAATTGGttttgggtttcttgttttgttGGTTTTTCTTACATCACTTGTTGCTGACATATTAATTGGGCCCAAG GCTGTGAATAACCCCATACTAAAGGAGATCCTTTTAAGCAGCAATGTCTCTGAAATCGCCTGCATCCTGGTTTACTGCATTGTCACTCCCCTGCTGGAGGAAACCGTTTACAGAGGGTTCCTGTTGACATCTCTTGCCTCTACAATGAAATGGCAGCAAGCAGTTATCATAACCTCAGCCATCTTCTCTGCAGCTCACTTCTCTG ATTTGAATGTATAA
- the LOC117926265 gene encoding uncharacterized protein LOC117926265 isoform X1 — MIVAHWPPIFAATLCPKFSGHVNKPLKGLRSFRFNSSFSFKASFRCYCIKNENPNKISSEEGFSVLGSDIPWDSGSIWSTMAFYFFSLHIPFSFGGLSVVAQILHQPVIDPQTEALSILALQTLELTGALLLLNFTAKPGYRFSVFRGDQLSTRRNWLLTSAIGFGFLVLLVFLTSLVADILIGPKAVNNPILKEILLSSNVSEIACILVYCIVTPLLEETVYRGFLLTSLASTMKWQQAVIITSAIFSAAHFSGENSLQLFIIGCVLGCSYCWTGSLSSSIVIHSLYNALTLTITLLS; from the exons atgatagtGGCCCACTGGCCTCCAATATTTGCTGCTACTTTATGCCCCAAATTTAGTGGGCATGTTAACAAACCGCTGAAAGGTCTCCGTTCCTTCAGATTCAACTCCAGTTTCAGCTTCAAAGCTTCTTTCAGGTGTTATTGCATCAAAAATGAAAACCCCAATAAGATTTCTTCTGAG GAGGGATTCTCAGTCCTGGGATCGGATATTCCATGGGACAGTGGGAGCATTTGGAGTACAATGGCATTCTACTTTTTCAGTTTGCACATTCCATTTAGCTTTGGAGGCTTGTCTGTGGTTGCTCAAATATTGCATCAACCTGTTATTGATCCGCAGACAGAG GCATTATCAATTCTCGCATTACAAACTTTAGAGCTCACTGGGGCCCTTCTTCTTCTGAATTTTACTGCTAAGCCAGGCTATAGATTTTCTGTCTTTAGAGGTGACCAGTTATCAACAAGGAGGAATTGGTTGTTGACTTCAGCAATTGGttttgggtttcttgttttgttGGTTTTTCTTACATCACTTGTTGCTGACATATTAATTGGGCCCAAG GCTGTGAATAACCCCATACTAAAGGAGATCCTTTTAAGCAGCAATGTCTCTGAAATCGCCTGCATCCTGGTTTACTGCATTGTCACTCCCCTGCTGGAGGAAACCGTTTACAGAGGGTTCCTGTTGACATCTCTTGCCTCTACAATGAAATGGCAGCAAGCAGTTATCATAACCTCAGCCATCTTCTCTGCAGCTCACTTCTCTGGTGAGAACTCATTACAATTGTTCATCATTGGTTGTGTCCTCGGATGCTCTTATTGTTGGACCGGAAGCTTGAGTTCTTCAATTGTCATACATTCCTTGTACAATGCCCTGACACTAACAATTACTCTTTTGTCCTAA
- the LOC117926265 gene encoding uncharacterized protein LOC117926265 isoform X4 — MAFYFFSLHIPFSFGGLSVVAQILHQPVIDPQTEALSILALQTLELTGALLLLNFTAKPGYRFSVFRGDQLSTRRNWLLTSAIGFGFLVLLVFLTSLVADILIGPKAVNNPILKEILLSSNVSEIACILVYCIVTPLLEETVYRGFLLTSLASTMKWQQAVIITSAIFSAAHFSGENSLQLFIIGCVLGCSYCWTGSLSSSIVIHSLYNALTLTITLLS; from the exons ATGGCATTCTACTTTTTCAGTTTGCACATTCCATTTAGCTTTGGAGGCTTGTCTGTGGTTGCTCAAATATTGCATCAACCTGTTATTGATCCGCAGACAGAG GCATTATCAATTCTCGCATTACAAACTTTAGAGCTCACTGGGGCCCTTCTTCTTCTGAATTTTACTGCTAAGCCAGGCTATAGATTTTCTGTCTTTAGAGGTGACCAGTTATCAACAAGGAGGAATTGGTTGTTGACTTCAGCAATTGGttttgggtttcttgttttgttGGTTTTTCTTACATCACTTGTTGCTGACATATTAATTGGGCCCAAG GCTGTGAATAACCCCATACTAAAGGAGATCCTTTTAAGCAGCAATGTCTCTGAAATCGCCTGCATCCTGGTTTACTGCATTGTCACTCCCCTGCTGGAGGAAACCGTTTACAGAGGGTTCCTGTTGACATCTCTTGCCTCTACAATGAAATGGCAGCAAGCAGTTATCATAACCTCAGCCATCTTCTCTGCAGCTCACTTCTCTGGTGAGAACTCATTACAATTGTTCATCATTGGTTGTGTCCTCGGATGCTCTTATTGTTGGACCGGAAGCTTGAGTTCTTCAATTGTCATACATTCCTTGTACAATGCCCTGACACTAACAATTACTCTTTTGTCCTAA